In one window of Helianthus annuus cultivar XRQ/B chromosome 17, HanXRQr2.0-SUNRISE, whole genome shotgun sequence DNA:
- the LOC110924302 gene encoding caldesmon-like codes for MEGFLKDYGFWDVIEPTADVVVDERKMYTALGYICQTLPEDILVQVGILMNAKEVWRALKIRFLGIDHVRKEEQEKAAQEAAEKERLDEIAEKERLDAIVQEEQARKKEAQEATEKEEALQTVLVCFPNSNNLEDEETVKISLQQRSKKPATDHDDDERKDLVPYEVKGAINKSAHLEPYVKVNNRASVEEKSELNEKFKGIVKKKSPTWFNKERKTNQPASFGSKSNDQECLDKQRKKRSVGKKNLSIEQVMQQIFEDRKVQEKKVKNEFAFEINVDGLNDEREEPVKQVCYKQMKRKNKDGPMIGIKELRMLLGIQDLGGTKSRKFESSFWIKEEC; via the exons ATGGAGGGATTCTTGAAAGACTATGGATTTTGGGATGTTATTGAACCTACAGCCGACGTAGTTGTAGATGAAAGGAAGATGTACACCGCATTAGGGTACATATGTCAAACCCTACCGGAAGACATCTTGGTACAAGTTGGCATACTCATGAATGCTAAGGAAGTATGGCGTGCCTTGAAGATTCGATTTCTTGGAATCGATCATGTACGAAAAGAAGAACAGGAAAAAGCAGCTCAAGAAGCCGCTGAGAAAGAAAGATTGGATGAGATCGCTGAGAAAGAAAGATTGGATGCGATTGTTCAAGAAGAACAAGCACGTAAGAAAGAAGCTCAGGAAGCTACAGAAAAAGAAGAAGCTTTGCAAACAGTTTTG GTATGTTTTCCTAACTCAAACAACCTTGAAGATGAAGAAACTGTTAAGATCAGTTTGCAGCAGCGAAGCAAGAAACCTgctactgatcatgatgatgatgaGAGAAAAGATTTAGTACCGTATGAAGTAAAGGGTGCAATTAACAAGTCTGCACATTTAGAACCGTATGTGAAAGTCAACAATCGAGCATCTGTTGAAGAAAAATCAGAATTGAATGAAAAGTTCAAGGGAATAGTCAAAAAGAAAAGCCCAACATGGTTTAATAAAGAAAGAAAGACTAACCAACctgcgagttttggatcaaagtCGAATGACCAAGAATGTTTAGATAagcaaagaaagaaaagaagtgTGGGGAAAAAGAACTTGTCAATTGAACAAGTGATGCAACAAATATTTGAAGACagaaaagttcaagaaaagaaagtgaagaatGAATTTGCATTTGAGATTAATGTGGATGGTTTGAATGATGAGCGTGAAGAACCTGTTAAACAGGTTTGTTACAAACAAATGAAAAGAAAGAATAAAGACGGACCAATGATTGGAATTAAAGAGTTGAGAATGTTGTTGGGGATTCAAGACCTTGGCGGTACAAAGTCAAGAAAGTTTGAGTCGAGTTTTTGGATTAAGGAGGAATGTTGA